The sequence cctatatattgcttgctgtggagtatgtgtctcgatgggtggaggcgatcccaactaccactaatgattcaaaggtagtcattaaattctcacaaaagaatattttgactcggttccgagcaccgagagcgttgcttagtgatggggggtcgcacttcaacaacaagttaCTAGCAAGTGTGTTGgcgaagtatggagtaaagcacaaggtgacgactccatatcatcctcaagctaatgggcaggcaGAGTTGGCAAATTGAGAGATCAAGCAGATCTTGGAGAAGAGCGTCGCCAATAAGAAAGATTGGGCAAAGCActtagatgatgctctttgggcgtatcgcactgcctacaaaactccgattggtatgtctccctatcaagTTATTTTTGGCAAAtcctgtcatttacctgttgagattgagcacaaggcatattgggcgacgaggagaatcaatttggagttcaaggaggccggtCATATAAGGCGAGATATGCTGACGGAgttggatgagtggaggaatgaaGCTTACGAGAGTTCTCGTATCTACAAGGAAAGGGCGAAGAAGTTCCATGATTTGAACATCCGCACAAAGGAATTCAAGCCGGGACATGAGGTACTCTTGTATGATTCTAAGCTCCGACTATACCCTGGCAAGCTGCAGTCCAGATGGAGAGGTCCTTACGTGGTTcacaagagcaattggaatgggacctATGAGTTGTTTGCGTCGAATGGGTCTACTTTCACTGTTAATGGCCACCGCCTCAAACCATACTTCAAAGCAAAGTTGGACCGCGACGTGGAAGTGGTCAACTTCGTCGATCCGTGATTGAAGGTATCGTCGacctctagacgttaaattaagcacttgttgggaggtaacccaactgtttttctttgttttgtttttctttcttttagtgtagttttgtttctttttatttctttgtttagTTTGGGGCAGGTGTTTCTATGCCAGATTTCTGGTGGTCTTCATGTTCCAACGCAGCCACTCTCCTCGCTGCACCTATCCAGCACAACCATTTTCTTCGCTGCACTTTTCCACGCTGCACATGTCCAGCGCAGCCATTTTCTTCGCTGCATCTGTCCAGCGCGGCCACTCTTTACTCTGCCCAAGGCCGCAAACCCACATtttcaccgcctctcacgatggttcAGCTTTTCTTTGCCGATAATtagggacgttttctacactcttcgtatttcttttatgccctcaGGACATGGcatgtttt comes from Salvia miltiorrhiza cultivar Shanhuang (shh) chromosome 3, IMPLAD_Smil_shh, whole genome shotgun sequence and encodes:
- the LOC131018596 gene encoding uncharacterized protein LOC131018596 produces the protein MLTELDEWRNEAYESSRIYKERAKKFHDLNIRTKEFKPGHEVLLYDSKLRLYPGKLQSRWRGPYVVHKSNWNGTYELFASNGSTFTVNGHRLKPYFKAKLDRDVEVVNFVDP